In Arcanobacterium wilhelmae, the following are encoded in one genomic region:
- a CDS encoding holo-ACP synthase produces the protein MPEITGLGIDLVYIPEFIAQMNEPGTQLARAFHPRELRLATARAAATGREPAYHLAGRWAAKEAFIKAWSSEFFGEPPRLADPVDWAQVWVESDAWNRPRLVLEGELAAGVGNVTTHVSISHDGEYATAVVSLERKTHG, from the coding sequence ATGCCTGAAATCACGGGCCTTGGCATCGACCTGGTGTACATCCCGGAATTCATCGCCCAGATGAATGAGCCGGGCACGCAGCTCGCGCGGGCCTTCCACCCGCGCGAGCTGCGGCTCGCCACCGCGCGTGCGGCAGCCACCGGGCGCGAGCCGGCCTACCACCTGGCCGGCCGCTGGGCCGCAAAAGAGGCATTCATCAAAGCCTGGTCGTCGGAGTTTTTCGGCGAGCCGCCACGCCTTGCGGACCCGGTCGACTGGGCGCAGGTGTGGGTGGAATCCGACGCCTGGAACCGGCCGCGACTCGTCCTCGAAGGCGAACTTGCGGCCGGCGTCGGGAACGTCACCACCCACGTCTCGATCAGCCATGACGGAGAGTACGCCACTGCCGTCGTCAGCCTGGAAAGGAAAACTCATGGGTAA
- a CDS encoding ABC transporter ATP-binding protein: MKLELRGITKRFGSLVANDSIDLEIGEGRIHALLGENGAGKSTLMNVLYGLYEPDGGEILIDGQPVTFNGPGDAVAAGIGMVHQHFMLVPVFTVAESIALGYEPTKRAGIIDRKAAAQKVKDVSARFGFNLNPDSMIEDLPVGAQQRVEIVKALSRDAKVLILDEPTAVLTPQETDELMAIMRQLADAGTSIVFITHKLREVRAVADDITVIRRGKVVGKADPKSSEADLATMMVGRPVMMKVEKEPAKPGPEALKFEDVTYIDSVGTHVLDHVSFDLHRGEVLAIAGVQGNGQTELAEAILGLVNPDAGKITLEGKELQGRHPKEILEAGVGFVPEDRMKDGMIVSFSIAENLVLDQYRDAPFGSGLSIKPNVILKNAEEKRDEYDIRLTSITDPISTLSGGNQQKVVVAREMSRDLDLLVVNQPTRGVDVGSIEFIHQRVVQVRDSGVPVLLISSELDEIEALADRIAVMYRGKIIGIVPAGTSRDALGLMMAGVPQEEALAQVKGGNI, encoded by the coding sequence ATGAAGCTTGAATTGAGAGGAATCACGAAGCGATTCGGTTCCCTCGTCGCCAATGACTCGATCGATTTGGAGATCGGGGAGGGGCGTATCCACGCCCTGCTTGGTGAGAACGGTGCGGGTAAATCTACCCTGATGAACGTGCTGTACGGCTTGTACGAGCCGGATGGCGGAGAAATCCTGATCGATGGTCAGCCGGTCACGTTCAACGGGCCTGGCGATGCGGTTGCCGCTGGCATTGGCATGGTGCACCAGCACTTCATGCTCGTTCCGGTGTTCACCGTTGCTGAGTCGATCGCGCTTGGCTACGAGCCAACGAAGCGTGCGGGAATTATCGATCGCAAGGCTGCGGCACAGAAGGTAAAGGATGTCTCGGCGCGTTTCGGATTCAACTTGAATCCGGATTCGATGATCGAGGATCTCCCGGTGGGTGCCCAGCAGCGCGTGGAAATCGTCAAGGCACTCTCGCGCGATGCGAAGGTTCTCATTCTCGACGAACCAACCGCTGTGCTGACTCCTCAAGAGACCGACGAACTCATGGCGATCATGCGCCAGCTCGCGGATGCGGGCACATCAATCGTGTTCATCACCCACAAGCTTCGTGAGGTTCGTGCAGTTGCGGACGATATTACGGTGATCCGCCGCGGAAAGGTGGTCGGCAAGGCCGATCCGAAGTCATCTGAAGCAGATCTCGCCACCATGATGGTGGGCCGTCCGGTGATGATGAAGGTCGAAAAGGAGCCGGCGAAGCCTGGCCCAGAGGCCCTCAAGTTCGAGGATGTGACCTACATCGATTCGGTTGGAACTCACGTGCTCGATCACGTCTCCTTCGATCTGCATCGCGGCGAGGTTCTCGCTATTGCGGGCGTGCAAGGCAACGGTCAAACGGAGCTTGCTGAAGCTATTTTGGGTCTGGTGAATCCAGACGCTGGAAAGATCACGCTGGAGGGGAAAGAACTTCAAGGCCGTCACCCGAAGGAAATCTTGGAAGCCGGCGTCGGGTTCGTTCCCGAAGATCGTATGAAGGATGGCATGATTGTCTCCTTCTCGATCGCCGAGAATCTCGTTCTCGATCAGTACCGCGATGCGCCATTCGGCTCCGGTTTGTCGATTAAGCCGAACGTGATTTTGAAGAACGCTGAAGAAAAGCGCGACGAATACGATATTCGCCTCACCTCGATCACCGATCCTATTTCAACACTTTCCGGTGGAAACCAGCAGAAGGTTGTTGTGGCGCGCGAGATGTCACGCGATCTCGATCTGCTCGTCGTCAACCAGCCAACGCGTGGTGTGGATGTCGGCTCGATTGAGTTCATCCATCAGCGTGTGGTTCAGGTCCGTGATTCCGGGGTTCCGGTCCTCCTTATTTCGTCCGAGTTGGACGAGATCGAGGCACTCGCAGATCGCATCGCAGTGATGTACCGCGGCAAGATCATCGGTATCGTGCCGGCAGGAACTTCGCGTGATGCACTCGGTCTAATGATGGCCGGCGTGCCGCAGGAAGAAGCGCTCGCGCAGGTCAAGGGAGGAAATATCTGA
- the glyA gene encoding serine hydroxymethyltransferase, translated as MDMMSMPIGLLDPEIAKVMDLELNRQRSTLEMIASENFVPRAVLEAQGSVLTNKYAEGYPGKRYYGGCEFVDVAEELARERAKALFGAAYANVQPHSGAQANAAIYHALATPGDTVLGLELAHGGHLTHGMRINFSGKYFHAVTYGVDPQTSLVDMDQVRSLAHEHKPRIIIAGWSAYVRHLDFAAFREIADEVGAYLWVDMAHFAGLVAAGLHPSPVPYADVVTTTIHKTIGGPRSGMILSRDESLAKKLNSAVFPGTQGGPLMHVIAAKAVAMKIAATDEFKERQQRTLEGAKILADRLIQPDMRAAGVNVLTGGTDVHLVLVDMRESAMDGLTAEHLLDAAHITVNRNAVPFDPRPPAITSGLRIGTPALATRGFGKAEFTEVADIIATVLAGGEGAVADADARVAALTEAFPLYPGLGKFGAE; from the coding sequence ATGGACATGATGTCGATGCCGATTGGCCTGCTCGATCCTGAGATCGCGAAGGTCATGGATTTGGAGCTGAATCGTCAGCGTTCGACGCTGGAAATGATCGCGTCGGAGAACTTCGTGCCGCGTGCCGTGCTCGAGGCGCAAGGCTCGGTGCTCACGAACAAGTACGCGGAAGGGTATCCGGGCAAGCGCTACTACGGTGGTTGCGAGTTCGTGGACGTGGCGGAGGAGCTGGCGCGCGAGCGCGCGAAGGCGCTTTTCGGCGCGGCCTATGCGAACGTCCAACCGCATTCGGGGGCGCAGGCGAACGCGGCGATCTACCACGCACTTGCTACACCGGGTGATACCGTGCTCGGCTTAGAGCTGGCGCACGGCGGCCACCTCACGCACGGCATGCGCATCAACTTCTCGGGCAAGTACTTCCATGCGGTGACGTACGGCGTGGATCCGCAAACGTCGCTGGTGGATATGGACCAGGTGCGCTCCCTCGCGCACGAGCACAAGCCGCGCATCATTATCGCCGGCTGGTCCGCATATGTGCGCCATCTGGATTTCGCGGCGTTCCGCGAGATTGCAGACGAAGTGGGCGCGTATTTGTGGGTGGATATGGCGCACTTCGCTGGGCTGGTTGCTGCGGGCCTGCACCCCTCGCCCGTGCCGTACGCCGACGTCGTGACCACCACGATCCACAAGACGATCGGCGGCCCTCGCTCGGGCATGATCCTCTCACGCGATGAATCCCTTGCGAAGAAGCTCAACTCGGCCGTTTTTCCTGGTACGCAGGGCGGCCCGCTGATGCACGTGATCGCTGCGAAGGCGGTGGCGATGAAGATCGCGGCAACGGATGAGTTTAAGGAGCGCCAGCAGCGAACGCTCGAGGGTGCGAAGATTCTTGCTGATCGCTTGATACAACCAGATATGCGTGCCGCCGGCGTGAACGTGCTCACCGGTGGCACGGATGTGCACCTGGTGCTGGTGGACATGCGTGAATCTGCGATGGACGGGCTCACGGCTGAGCACCTGCTCGACGCCGCGCATATCACCGTCAACCGCAATGCCGTGCCGTTCGATCCGCGTCCGCCGGCCATCACGTCCGGCTTGCGTATCGGCACGCCAGCGCTGGCAACGCGCGGTTTCGGCAAGGCTGAGTTCACCGAAGTGGCCGATATTATTGCCACCGTTTTGGCTGGTGGCGAGGGAGCTGTTGCCGACGCCGATGCTCGAGTTGCTGCACTGACTGAGGCTTTTCCGTTGTACCCCGGCCTGGGGAAGTTTGGAGCTGAATGA
- a CDS encoding YihY/virulence factor BrkB family protein → MKTDETNEATPRASASKPGAMDKLWAVIDWVMNLRAVRANTRYGYQRGWLLSGGIAYSALFALGGALTIGLTVFSYTLGQNPELMGRMEKGINSALPGILKTEANPNGLVAAKDLVVENPFNLVTLVALLVMLWSTLSLMGSLRTSIQAMFGLSALPRTFVVTKAIDLAGIVMLAFGLVAGILLVSGATQFSQVIFEALGISGPFAQFMLQAGSFVLAAAVDMAVFAFLIRVVAGARVPGKDLAIGTLVGAIASSLIRVLGTTAVGSVANNPILAPFAALATIMLWVNLVARITLLAAAVCANPPKPADITEENYAHLADTPNYVTLSAPQTLDWKHDSVTGVVMPLKETKGEKVPEWMGWRAERKRKAMLAAKEKLAEANYAYESAKKEYEKGARTEYAKHTHYSTKGAAS, encoded by the coding sequence ATGAAAACTGACGAAACGAACGAGGCTACTCCCCGGGCGTCGGCAAGCAAGCCAGGCGCCATGGATAAGCTCTGGGCCGTGATCGATTGGGTGATGAACCTGCGCGCCGTGCGCGCGAACACACGCTACGGATACCAGCGCGGATGGTTGCTCTCTGGCGGAATCGCCTACTCGGCTCTGTTCGCCCTCGGTGGCGCGCTGACCATCGGCCTGACGGTGTTCTCTTATACGTTGGGGCAGAATCCGGAGCTGATGGGCCGGATGGAGAAGGGCATTAATTCTGCTCTTCCGGGGATTTTGAAAACTGAGGCAAACCCGAACGGTCTGGTTGCCGCCAAGGATCTCGTGGTGGAGAATCCATTCAACCTGGTCACGCTGGTGGCTCTGTTGGTGATGTTGTGGTCTACTCTCTCGCTGATGGGTTCGCTGCGCACCTCGATCCAGGCGATGTTCGGGTTGTCTGCCCTGCCCCGTACTTTCGTCGTGACCAAGGCGATCGATCTTGCGGGTATTGTGATGCTCGCATTCGGCCTGGTTGCAGGTATCCTTCTGGTTTCTGGTGCTACCCAGTTCTCGCAGGTTATTTTCGAGGCACTGGGTATCTCTGGGCCGTTCGCTCAGTTCATGCTGCAGGCCGGTTCGTTCGTGCTGGCTGCCGCTGTGGATATGGCTGTGTTCGCGTTCCTCATCCGCGTGGTCGCGGGTGCACGCGTGCCGGGCAAGGATCTGGCGATTGGCACGCTTGTGGGGGCGATCGCTTCGTCTCTGATTCGAGTGCTCGGCACCACCGCCGTCGGCTCCGTGGCGAACAATCCGATTCTTGCCCCGTTCGCAGCATTGGCCACGATCATGCTCTGGGTCAACCTCGTGGCACGTATTACATTGCTCGCGGCCGCGGTATGTGCGAACCCGCCCAAGCCTGCGGATATCACGGAAGAGAACTACGCGCATCTGGCCGATACGCCGAACTATGTCACCCTCTCCGCCCCGCAAACGCTCGATTGGAAGCACGATTCCGTCACCGGCGTCGTGATGCCGCTCAAGGAAACGAAAGGCGAGAAGGTGCCAGAGTGGATGGGCTGGCGAGCTGAGCGCAAGCGCAAAGCAATGCTGGCCGCGAAGGAAAAGCTCGCCGAGGCGAACTACGCCTACGAAAGTGCGAAGAAGGAATACGAGAAGGGCGCTCGCACAGAGTATGCGAAGCACACGCACTATTCCACCAAGGGAGCAGCGTCGTGA
- a CDS encoding tetrahydrofolate dehydrogenase/cyclohydrolase catalytic domain-containing protein, whose protein sequence is MIVMDGRRVAAELKADLAARVERLGGVGLGTILVGSDPASSLYVNGKHRDSAQVGISSIRVELPETVTTEQIIAEVRRLNADTSCTGFIVQLPLPQHVDTEAVIEAMDPRKDVDGLHPLNLGRLAGQVRGELDIPIPCTPRGIIALGRYYGLDWDGANVCVVGQGETAGRPLGIVASRESVGASVDLCHLKTRNLADHTLAADIVVSATGAGHLVTPEMIRPGAAVFDVGIKRVTDPTTGKSKVMGDVAPGVEDVAGWLSPNPGGVGPMTRAMLLANVVDAKERNA, encoded by the coding sequence ATGATTGTGATGGATGGGCGGCGAGTTGCCGCCGAACTCAAGGCCGATCTCGCCGCGCGCGTGGAGCGCCTTGGCGGGGTGGGCCTGGGCACGATCCTCGTGGGGTCTGATCCGGCGAGCTCACTGTACGTGAATGGTAAGCATCGCGATTCTGCCCAGGTGGGGATCTCCTCGATCCGTGTGGAGCTTCCAGAAACCGTCACCACCGAGCAGATCATCGCCGAAGTTCGCCGCCTCAATGCGGATACCTCCTGCACAGGTTTCATTGTGCAGCTTCCGCTCCCACAGCATGTGGATACGGAGGCCGTCATCGAGGCGATGGATCCTCGCAAGGATGTGGATGGCCTGCATCCGCTGAACCTCGGCCGGCTCGCAGGTCAGGTTCGCGGAGAACTTGATATTCCGATCCCGTGCACCCCGCGCGGCATTATTGCTTTGGGACGCTACTATGGCCTGGATTGGGACGGAGCAAACGTGTGCGTTGTGGGTCAAGGGGAAACTGCGGGCCGCCCACTCGGCATCGTCGCATCGCGTGAAAGCGTGGGTGCCTCGGTCGATCTGTGCCATCTGAAGACCCGCAACCTGGCAGACCACACACTGGCCGCAGATATCGTCGTCTCCGCAACCGGGGCGGGGCACCTCGTGACGCCCGAGATGATTCGGCCGGGCGCCGCCGTTTTCGACGTCGGAATCAAGCGCGTCACCGATCCCACCACGGGAAAGTCGAAGGTCATGGGGGATGTCGCGCCCGGCGTCGAGGATGTTGCTGGTTGGCTCTCACCCAACCCTGGCGGGGTAGGACCAATGACACGAGCCATGTTGCTTGCTAACGTTGTTGATGCCAAAGAAAGGAACGCATGA
- a CDS encoding ABC transporter permease encodes MARKEIQPAKPGLGVWFKAFVHAVPRSGLLVGLLAVVIAFVIGALLILISGESPLAAYDAMFRGAIFNYNAANIERALFRPIGDTLMYATPLILAGLGLGVGFRAGLFNIGGTGQLVFGSLAAIWVAFNYPLPPVLHTVVALLAAAIAGGIYAGIAGVLKAKTGANEVIVTIMLNSISGLALSYILLQKAWQRPGTGEPRTPVAMDSASFDTFIPGSKLHTGIIVALLAVLFYWWLLNRSKVGFEIRAVGANPNAARTAGMSTGRTIIITMVVSGMFVGLAGANEALGTLGYVDQNIAGTVGFDAITVALLGQSSPIGILLSGILFGAFKAGGYTMQSSAHVPIDMILILQSTIVLLIAAPALVRFLFRLPKPDKMSMREYVRIATSGGSVAHVDETGKVEVVANAEEPGEVADAVGGSTEIDEATNDSKEDAR; translated from the coding sequence ATGGCACGCAAAGAAATTCAGCCCGCGAAGCCGGGCCTGGGCGTATGGTTCAAGGCATTTGTGCACGCAGTTCCGCGTTCGGGGCTCCTTGTCGGTCTGCTCGCAGTGGTGATCGCGTTCGTGATCGGCGCCCTGCTCATCCTGATCTCAGGTGAGAGCCCGCTTGCCGCGTATGACGCCATGTTCCGCGGCGCAATCTTCAACTACAACGCCGCAAATATCGAGCGTGCACTGTTCCGCCCGATCGGCGATACGCTCATGTATGCCACCCCGCTGATCCTCGCTGGCCTCGGCCTCGGTGTCGGTTTCCGTGCGGGCCTGTTTAACATTGGCGGTACTGGTCAGCTGGTTTTTGGTTCGCTCGCCGCAATCTGGGTGGCGTTCAACTACCCGCTCCCGCCGGTGTTGCACACCGTCGTCGCGCTTCTCGCTGCTGCGATCGCCGGTGGCATCTACGCTGGTATTGCCGGTGTTTTGAAGGCAAAGACGGGTGCGAACGAAGTGATCGTGACGATCATGTTGAATTCGATCTCCGGTCTCGCGCTTTCGTACATCCTGCTTCAGAAGGCGTGGCAGCGCCCGGGCACGGGCGAGCCGCGTACACCGGTCGCGATGGATTCGGCGTCGTTCGATACGTTTATCCCGGGATCGAAGCTCCACACAGGTATCATCGTGGCACTGCTCGCAGTGCTCTTCTACTGGTGGTTGCTCAACCGCTCGAAGGTCGGTTTCGAGATCCGTGCCGTTGGCGCAAATCCGAACGCCGCACGGACCGCCGGAATGTCCACCGGCCGCACCATCATCATCACGATGGTTGTCTCTGGTATGTTCGTCGGCCTTGCTGGCGCGAACGAGGCGCTCGGTACCCTCGGTTACGTCGATCAGAACATCGCAGGAACCGTTGGTTTCGACGCAATTACAGTGGCGTTGCTCGGCCAGTCCTCGCCGATCGGAATTCTCCTCTCGGGCATCCTGTTCGGAGCGTTCAAGGCTGGTGGCTACACGATGCAGTCCTCGGCTCACGTGCCGATCGATATGATCCTCATCCTCCAGTCCACGATCGTGTTGCTGATTGCGGCTCCGGCGCTCGTGCGCTTCCTGTTCCGTCTGCCTAAGCCAGACAAGATGAGCATGCGCGAGTACGTGCGCATCGCCACCTCCGGTGGCAGTGTTGCCCACGTGGATGAGACCGGAAAGGTTGAGGTTGTCGCGAACGCGGAAGAACCCGGTGAAGTTGCCGATGCCGTCGGAGGTTCAACCGAAATCGATGAGGCAACCAACGATTCGAAGGAGGACGCACGATGA
- a CDS encoding BMP family lipoprotein, protein MKSKLTSLFAVAASATLLLGACGGASTDSKGGNTAGAGFKACLVSDAGGWDDHSFNESAFVGLKQAEKDLGVKINTAESKQSTDYQPNVEAMVSDGCNMVIGVGFNLNDAILKVAQTNKDLEFGLIDSVFTEGGKPVEVENGRPLLFNTHEAAYLAGYVSAGMSKTGKVATFGGIQIPSVTIFMDGFADGVKKYNEDSGKKVELLGWDKDAQKGAFTNSFDDQNKGKQQTQQFLDQGADVVMPVAGPVGLGAAAAVKAKAGAMFVGVDSDWFEAVPDYKDITLTSVKKEIAASVVDTVKQGVDKKFSKDPYVGDLKNGGVSLAPFHDFDSKVPEELKAKVKELEEKIKSGELKVESPAANK, encoded by the coding sequence GTGAAATCAAAGTTGACTTCTCTTTTTGCGGTTGCCGCATCGGCAACCCTCCTCCTCGGCGCTTGTGGTGGCGCTTCCACTGACAGCAAGGGCGGCAACACTGCTGGAGCCGGCTTTAAGGCTTGCCTTGTTTCCGATGCCGGTGGTTGGGATGATCACTCATTCAACGAGTCCGCATTCGTGGGCCTGAAGCAGGCCGAGAAGGATCTCGGCGTGAAGATCAACACCGCTGAGTCCAAGCAGTCCACCGATTACCAGCCGAACGTCGAGGCAATGGTGTCCGACGGTTGCAACATGGTGATTGGCGTTGGCTTCAACCTCAATGACGCAATTTTGAAGGTTGCGCAGACCAACAAGGATCTCGAGTTCGGCCTGATCGATTCCGTGTTTACCGAGGGTGGTAAGCCGGTTGAGGTTGAGAACGGCCGCCCGCTCCTGTTCAACACGCACGAGGCTGCTTACCTGGCGGGTTACGTGTCGGCTGGCATGTCGAAGACGGGCAAGGTTGCGACCTTCGGCGGTATCCAGATCCCGTCGGTGACGATCTTCATGGATGGCTTTGCTGACGGTGTGAAGAAGTACAACGAGGATTCCGGCAAGAAGGTTGAACTCCTTGGTTGGGATAAGGATGCTCAGAAGGGCGCCTTCACCAATTCGTTCGACGATCAGAACAAGGGCAAGCAGCAGACCCAGCAGTTCCTCGATCAGGGCGCGGATGTCGTGATGCCAGTGGCTGGCCCGGTGGGCCTGGGTGCTGCAGCGGCTGTGAAGGCTAAGGCTGGCGCAATGTTCGTGGGCGTCGATTCGGATTGGTTCGAGGCTGTTCCGGATTACAAGGACATCACCCTCACCTCCGTGAAGAAGGAGATTGCGGCATCGGTTGTCGATACCGTCAAGCAGGGCGTCGATAAGAAGTTCTCGAAGGATCCGTACGTTGGCGATCTGAAGAACGGTGGCGTTTCGCTCGCTCCGTTCCACGATTTCGATTCGAAGGTTCCGGAAGAGCTCAAGGCGAAGGTCAAGGAGCTCGAGGAGAAGATTAAGTCGGGCGAGCTGAAGGTTGAATCGCCTGCGGCGAACAAGTAA
- a CDS encoding mannose-1-phosphate guanylyltransferase, protein MSFHAIIPAGGAGTRLWPLSRASYPKFLVDLTGSGHSMLQDTVLRLAPLAASTTVVTGAAHEGAVRAQLAELAGEAGGTQSAVSGEREADVGELDVIAEPTPRNSMPAIALAAAVIARRDPEAVVGSFAADHVIEDEAAFHGAVRAAIGAAERGYVATIGITPDSPATGFGYIHEGEEIVPGVRAVRAFVEKPDAPTAERYVASGEYRWNAGMFVAKVSVLLGVLAKYHPALAAGVQAIADSWGDHEVFLREWARLEKIAIDHAIAEPLADEGGVAVVPAAMGWSDVGDYSSLYAMVDGHVGVSAGGVPQDVVAIDSPGSLVFTHSKPVVVAGVKRAIIIETQDTIFVTCREYAQSVKDVPDALERAGRNDLR, encoded by the coding sequence GTGAGCTTTCACGCGATTATTCCAGCTGGGGGAGCGGGCACTCGGCTGTGGCCGCTCTCTCGCGCTTCGTACCCCAAGTTCCTTGTTGATCTGACTGGTAGCGGGCACTCGATGCTTCAAGATACGGTGCTGCGCCTCGCGCCGCTCGCCGCGTCGACGACGGTGGTCACCGGAGCCGCGCACGAAGGCGCGGTTCGCGCGCAACTGGCGGAACTTGCGGGGGAAGCCGGCGGCACACAAAGCGCGGTTTCGGGGGAACGGGAAGCCGACGTCGGCGAGCTGGACGTGATCGCCGAACCAACCCCGCGCAACTCGATGCCCGCGATCGCGCTTGCTGCCGCTGTAATCGCGCGCCGCGATCCGGAAGCGGTGGTGGGTTCCTTTGCCGCCGATCACGTGATCGAGGACGAAGCGGCTTTTCACGGCGCCGTGCGTGCTGCGATCGGCGCCGCCGAACGTGGGTACGTGGCCACGATCGGCATCACGCCGGATTCGCCGGCCACTGGTTTTGGGTACATCCACGAGGGCGAAGAGATTGTTCCTGGCGTGCGAGCTGTGCGGGCTTTTGTTGAGAAGCCGGATGCGCCGACGGCGGAGCGTTACGTTGCCAGCGGAGAGTACCGGTGGAATGCCGGGATGTTCGTGGCGAAGGTGTCGGTGCTTTTAGGGGTGCTCGCAAAGTATCACCCTGCACTTGCCGCGGGGGTTCAGGCGATTGCTGATTCGTGGGGCGATCATGAGGTATTTCTGCGTGAGTGGGCTAGGTTAGAGAAGATCGCGATCGACCATGCGATCGCTGAGCCGCTTGCCGATGAGGGCGGGGTGGCGGTTGTTCCTGCGGCGATGGGGTGGTCGGATGTGGGCGATTACTCATCTCTTTACGCTATGGTAGACGGCCATGTTGGGGTCTCTGCGGGGGGTGTGCCACAAGATGTAGTGGCAATAGATTCGCCAGGAAGTCTGGTTTTTACACATTCAAAACCAGTAGTTGTTGCCGGGGTGAAACGTGCTATCATCATAGAGACGCAGGACACGATCTTCGTGACTTGCCGTGAGTACGCACAGAGTGTGAAGGATGTGCCGGATGCGCTCGAGAGGGCGGGTCGGAACGATCTTCGCTAG
- a CDS encoding TetR/AcrR family transcriptional regulator, with product MGKREERKRDDHAKILTAARELMQRDGFDTVTTEQLAAAAGVSTGTLFRQIGCKADLLIELFLISLKDRELPDGEIASLDDAVAQVIAVVDPFVAISTSRPDNAIALQREVIGGSSPRVREFISYVQSFEASIGAALTRARKAGVLNISDDDVVPLAHAIYGSLYMDFLQVSTGRVQMEALRETMVASVRFILERL from the coding sequence ATGGGTAAGCGCGAAGAACGCAAACGCGACGACCACGCGAAGATCCTTACCGCCGCGCGCGAGCTGATGCAACGCGACGGATTCGACACCGTCACTACCGAGCAGCTCGCCGCCGCGGCGGGAGTCTCCACTGGCACACTGTTTCGCCAGATCGGGTGCAAGGCAGATCTGCTGATCGAGCTGTTCCTCATCAGCTTGAAAGACCGCGAGCTACCCGACGGCGAGATTGCGTCCTTGGACGACGCCGTCGCTCAAGTGATCGCCGTTGTCGATCCGTTCGTCGCGATCTCCACCTCGCGCCCAGATAACGCAATCGCTCTCCAGCGCGAAGTGATCGGCGGCTCCTCCCCGCGAGTACGTGAGTTTATCTCCTATGTGCAGTCGTTCGAGGCGTCGATCGGGGCGGCCCTCACCCGTGCCCGCAAGGCCGGAGTACTCAACATTTCCGACGACGACGTCGTTCCGCTCGCGCACGCGATCTACGGCTCGCTGTACATGGACTTCCTTCAGGTCTCCACCGGCCGTGTCCAGATGGAGGCCCTGAGGGAAACGATGGTGGCGTCCGTGAGGTTCATCCTCGAGCGTCTCTAA
- a CDS encoding exodeoxyribonuclease III encodes MKITTVNVNGIRAAYRKGMGQWLAATAPDVLLCQETRAPEELIGELIGDEYQVIAHECQIKGRAGVAVAVRNGIEVGEVHTGVGEEEPPVDTGRWLEVELPGEGVTVVSAYLHSGKADDEAKMAAKYAHLEKVSERLAKMSGEFVVCGDFNIVHTAADITNWKSNHNKTSGVLDPEIAYLDRWFTAGLVDVQRFLDPESQGPYTWWSQRGKAFDNNVGWRIDYHMASPALAKRASSYSIDRAASYDARWSDHAALTVNYEN; translated from the coding sequence ATGAAGATCACCACCGTGAACGTGAACGGAATCCGCGCCGCCTACCGCAAAGGGATGGGTCAGTGGCTTGCCGCCACGGCTCCGGACGTGCTCTTGTGCCAAGAAACCCGCGCTCCCGAAGAACTCATCGGCGAGCTTATCGGCGACGAGTACCAGGTGATTGCCCACGAATGCCAGATCAAGGGCCGCGCCGGCGTCGCCGTCGCCGTACGCAACGGCATCGAGGTGGGCGAGGTGCACACCGGCGTCGGCGAGGAAGAACCGCCCGTCGATACCGGGCGCTGGCTGGAAGTCGAACTCCCGGGCGAGGGGGTTACCGTCGTCTCGGCATACTTGCACTCAGGGAAAGCCGACGACGAGGCGAAAATGGCCGCCAAGTATGCCCACCTGGAGAAGGTGAGCGAGCGTCTGGCGAAGATGAGCGGCGAATTCGTGGTGTGTGGAGATTTCAACATTGTGCACACCGCGGCGGACATTACGAACTGGAAATCCAACCACAACAAAACCTCAGGCGTGCTCGATCCCGAGATCGCGTACCTGGACCGCTGGTTCACAGCCGGGCTCGTGGACGTTCAGCGCTTCCTCGATCCCGAATCCCAAGGCCCCTACACATGGTGGTCGCAGCGCGGCAAGGCGTTCGATAACAACGTCGGCTGGCGCATTGACTACCACATGGCCTCACCCGCGCTCGCGAAGCGCGCATCCTCGTATTCCATCGACCGCGCGGCGAGCTACGATGCGCGCTGGTCCGACCATGCAGCATTGACGGTGAACTATGAAAACTGA